From the genome of Branchiostoma lanceolatum isolate klBraLanc5 chromosome 11, klBraLanc5.hap2, whole genome shotgun sequence:
agccccactGCCGAGCTGTCATGAACCAGGATTGAACCGTTAGCAACTGATTgaactaggagctcaactgtgaggctgctaccagttgagctatatgTATATGGACATCCCTCAAAATGAGCATCAATGAGGTTACCCAAAATTGATGTTCGTCGTGATTTTAACACTATATATGACCTATATATAAAGATGCTTACCTTGACCCAAACACTATGGAACAGATGACATTGGTGACGGCATTCTGGATCATCCGGCCCATGTCGAACGGCTTGTTCCCGATCTTCATGATCTCTGCCTGTAGAGCCACCGACTCCTCCAGGATCTTCCCCTCCAGGCTTCTCTTCCCGAACCCGAATTCCCTGAGAGACATCAGGGTGAACTTCCGGTGTTCTTTCCAAGGGGTGCCGAAAGGAGCCTGGATGATACCTGGAAATAGAAGCCAACCCACCAATGATATAGGGCAAGCTCCGATTGATATCCTTAATAGGATCAAATTTGATTAATATCCtcatatatgaatatatgaCGAATAGATATAAgattgaacaaacaaaaaaggaagGATTATCAAAAGTCGTAATGACACGATACTGTCCAAACACACTTTGCCATGAAGTTTTTAATCGTTTTTCTAAGGTACGTTGGTAGAAAGGAATTACCTAGTTGCCGTGGGTTTATAAACTTAGTCGAGGGACCAAACTGCCGAGTGGAGAAATCTTCCGCCTTCTTGACCAGGGCTTCATGAATGACGTCATACCCGCTGAGAACCACGATACTCCGCCTCCCCAGACTTACTTGGTAGACCGGTCCGTACGTCTTTGCCCAGTCGGTAAAAGTCAGACAGCGATTGCTCTTGAAACGACAGGAACAGAATGtacaaacgtttactgacgaaaaggaAACCACAACTTGTTAACTTCACTAAATCCACTCATGacagaaaaaaggaagaaacttCGTCTTTCACTGCTTCCAAAATGAGAGTCAAACTCCAAAAAAGCTTAGATTATATCCTGTAACTATTATTAGAATAGCCTTTTGTTCCACTATCACCATTTGTTATCTTgtactgtatgtaacgttatacatgttctacatacTGTTACATGTTGCGCTAGGACCATAGATCACAAAATTAGGCGACGATTAGGAACGGAAAATCGTCACTCAGCCAAATAGCTAAACTATAACTTAGAATGTAACATTATAATAGGTAGGCGGTCGAACCTTAGAGTGAGGAGGAAATCATGACGCTTTTTCGGTAGTAGACAATAATTTGTCCTCGTCTCTTTATTTCATTTGTCGGCCGCAAATGTCCTTATGACCTACGGCTAAATGCTTCATTTCTAAATCTACCCATTGTATATTCTGCCTGGTAGTAACTCATGCATACTAATTACATACAGCTAGCATGAAGTCCTTACAACTGTTAAGACCGACTGTGCGGCTAGATTTTACTTACATTCGCGAGAGAGAAGATATTGCCGACGATAGGCCACCCCCTCGGGCCGGGTGGGAGGTTCTTGGGAGTACTGAAGTGCCATGACGTCACAACGAACACCGCCAACAGGACAAGAGTCGACTGTAAGATCACATTCTCGGCTAGAAACCACTCAACCAACTGTACCGCAGCCATCTTTGTACGGGTGAACGTCCGAACGGGCAGTTCAGGGTCAGGCTGCACGAAGGTCAAATGTGTTTGGAACGTACTATTACTTCCGGAGGTATACTTTATAGAACGTTTGCAGAGAGTAACAGAGACCAACGCTCCATATATAGTATTTATCAAAAATTGTTACGATCTTCAGATATTGATAGACATAGTTTTGCGCTTTACGTTATTACGCACTCAAGCGTTTTTGATAGCTGAACTTATACATGAAAACTCCAAGCACACCCCCGAGAACAGTAAAAAGGTTTAAGCCTAACACCTTATCACGTTCACTCAGACGTGACGGGGTCATTCATTCTGCTGCACAGACACAAATGTGGGGTCGTGGTAGACAATAGTGCGTGCACTGTGTGTACAAAATGTGTCGCTACCGGTCGAGCTACAATGTGATACGTCCAAATTGCCACAAACCATATTGCATATTTGCCACACTCTTATCAAGAGTGTCCTCTGAATAATATCGAAGTGTACGTTATCTGCTTCGTGGTTTCTAAGACAGTAAAGTGCAAGTGCCAAGTAAGGATTCTTTTTGGGATCCTTCTTTATCATGTTGTTTTGATCATGTGCGTCTTATTGTTTCTAAATAGTATACCAGATATATACGAGACTTTACACACATATTGTGATGAtctcttgtcttgtcttgtcttgtcttgtcttgtcgtgatactagacaaaaccccgcgtggggcatagtctctaggacttatggtcagaggccttacccaagtgtggccggtggtggtggtgcacgccgtcaacaagaaaaaaaaagtatctcTTCTTGATCAGGTTTATTCTGTGCAAAGTATGTTCTTGGTACATTGGTATGAAGTAGCGAAGCCTAAAAGTTGAGCGTTTTCACTGCCAATATTAACCACAAACTGGCATATAAATTTGGTACCATTCATTATCCCGTTAcagtcatgatatcataataactttattgaacAGAAATTGTATACGGATACAACGTATAGAAGCTTTTATCATTTAAACCATAAAAGTTGTATGGCTGAGCGAATTTTCtaaatgaattttgaaaaataccATCTAATTTCAATTGgtacctatacatgtatatggaataaAACTACCTACAAGAGATTATGCTGTGTGGCGCGAGACACTGGTGGAATTTCTGACCCTTATATTTCTTATTTTACATGGTAAGGATAATATGAATTGCATTAAATGCTGGATATATGAATTGCGTTGAATGCTGGATATCTATTTGGCTCGCCTTAGAATACTGGATACGTTGTATATGAGTTGTCTTAAATTATTGGATATGTGAATTGTCTTAAATTCTGGATATTTGAATTGTCTTAAATGCTGGATATATGAATTATCTTAAATACTGGATAGATCATAAGAAATGTCTTGAATGCTGGATATAAGAATTGTCTTAAAATGCTGGATATCTAATTGCTTTGAAATACTGGATACGTTGTATATAAATCGCCTTAAAAACTGCATATATGACTTGCGgataaaaaattgttttaaatgtttgaaacaattgtgaATTGACGATTTGTGACATTGCGCTTGtttagcccctgtcacacttgtgcgtatatgcaagtccgcatgagtcgcgcattaacaagtttttgttttaggttgagtttgcagccgaagaagtcatttctttggttcgataactagctgcacagcggtgggtcaaagtagaaaacaacttcttccctgcaaactttacataaaccaaacaaaatgttaatgcgcaactcatgcgcacttgaatatacgcacaagtgtgacagggcccttagttcgttcgttcagacgtGGACTGTGCGCTTCAATGGtaccctctctctccccccagTACCAGAGCTGCTCTCCCTTTGCTGCGTCCTTTTGTTACAGCagcaacaagcaaacaacataAAGATGGCCATCAGTATCACGAAACCAGCGATTCCAATCACTACATATTTCAACACACCATCCCACGGGTCCGTGCTGCACTCCCCTAGGTAGCTGTCGTCGTCGATAATCTCTCCGTCAGACATCCCTGTATTGGAGAAACAAAAGAGCATTTATGTCATTCAGTATGCGAGAAATGGAGGCATCATTTTCGATTTGTTTGTTGACGGTTTGTTTATCTTGggttgtgtgagtgtgtgtgtgtgcttgtttgtgtgtatgtatgtgtgtgtgtgtgtgtgtgtgtgtgtgtgtgtgtgtgtgtgtatgtgtgtgcgtacgtgtgcGTGcagtgcttgtttgtttgtgtgtgtgtgtgtgtgtgcgtgcttgtgtgtgtgtgtgtgtgtgtgtgtgtgtgtgtgtgtgtgtgtgtgtgtgtgtgtgtgtgtgtgtgtgtgtgtgtgtgtgtgtgtgtgtgtgtgcaagtttGACCAAGCATTGCCGGTTTCGCATTGATTATGTACGTTAGACCCCCATTTGCacaattggtatctgttgatgtttcGCTTGCCGTAAATTgcatatgctacatgtattgaaGTATAATTATAGAAATGATAAGAATTATAGAcattcctcattaatcatgcaaattcccTCATTGACCTTGATCTTCATCTTCCCCAAACCCACCAAGTAAagtagaatccagctatttgcattactgttaatagcatatATATATTTCGGGGATTTGCATAAAATTCCGAAACCCCAAACCAtctcccattcactccattataaataaaatggcataattgcattaccCATTTTCGCATACTcttgctatttgcataaaagaATGCCAAttgcatcagaaaaaaaaaacaaatgtatcATCATAATCCTTCCTATGCGTCTTAATGTTATGGCTGGccaaaatatctgaaaacacacacagacagtcgGACTCACGGAAAACAGTACCTCCACAAGTTTAACGGAGGTAAAAAAGGTATGAAAAAATGTATGAACACATATTCTCCTAGCTTCTCTTGATCGTCGCATTATTTGTATACCCTTACCTATACCAATACGTTTCATAATACTTTTGACCCCCTGTTCAAACTCAAAGGTTCCTCCCGACATGACTTTCGGCATTTGTATTATGACGTAGACGGCAAtcgaaacaagatggcggcctcaCTTCTGAAGGATTTATCCAGCGGTTTTCTCCAATGTCAGATTTGCCTGCAACCCTTCCGTAAACCCAAAATACTTCCATGTCTGCACACCTTTTGCAAGGAATGTCTGGCTGAATATACAAAGCCCCGCTCTGCCGATGGCGACCAAATAGAGTGTCCGACCTGCCGAAGCAAGTCACCACTTCCGGGTGGGACCATTGACGGATTCAAGGACGACTTCTTAATCGAACGTTTGAAGGAAACTGTTAATCTTCACAAGACGTTGCATTCAGAAGGCCAAGAAATCGTCTGCAGCAACCCTTATTGCGACTCGAAAGGTATTGCTACTTCACTGTGTCTGAACTGTGACGAACTGTTGTGTGGCGAGTGTGTAGCGGCTCATCGGCGTATCAAAGTGACAAGAGACCATAAAGTCTTAGGATTGGAAGAGTTAAGGGGAAAGGAACAAGTGCGACAGGGAGAGAAACACACCTGTGATGAACATCCGGAAGAGGTAATCAAAATCTTCTGTGAAACTTGCGAGGTACCTATGTGTCTCTACTGCGCACTCCTCAAACACAAAGAGCATTCCTTTACACACCTGAAGGATCACAGTACCTTGGTGAGGGCTGAGGTACAAGGTAAAATCGAACAGGTAAAAGCAAAAGCAGATGAATACCGCGCATTATGCTATCAGCTGCAAAATCAACTTGAGGAAGAAAAGGAGGCAGAAGCAGACATCGACTATCAAATAGTTGACGTAGCCTGCAAGCTGAAGGAAGCTATCATCTCGGaaatagacagacagaaagagtCTCTCCGGGAAGAAAACAGGAAAATTTCAGCATTTCGGCAAAAGCTGTTGTCGTCTGAAAAAAATGAAGCCGAAAGCAAGCTTGCCTACATTGGAAGTACCATGGAATTTGCAGAGAAACGTCTATCGTATGGAAGTGATTACGAAATCACTGTCGTTGGATCTGACACAAAGGAACGACTCGAAACTCTCGGTGCGGAGGACGTCCCAAGTATTGGACAAATGCTCCCTCGAGCCTTCAACGAGACCACTGAAATACCATCCTTCAAGTTAGGGTCCGTCCATGGAGGTAGGAAATTCGAGTCATTCGACCTATAGAACAGGAAACTAaacttgggggagggggcattgTCTGGTATTTTCTGATTCTAGTCTACTACTTCAATTGCACCCATCATTACTTTTGCAGAGATCGAGGCATGCGAACTCAAGCTCCCTTGTGGCCACCCTTGTGGGGACAAACACCTTGTATGCCGCAGCAAGACGTCCTGTCTGGCTCAAATGAGACTGAAATGTGGTCACCAACTGGGCTCGTGTTACGAAGTTGGAGACGTGGACATCAACAAGATGAGCTGTTCCAAAGGTCACCAGGTGAGAGGATGTCAGGGTCTAGCAAAGTAAACTTAGAAGATTTTTCAACAACTGACATCTTGGAAGTGAATTACATGTTTGAACTAATAGAATGTGATTAAGAAAGTATCACCAGACACCTTGCTGCTGCACAGAACATATTTCAAGTACTTTGCCTTTGTTTATTTAGCAAACTACTTTAGATCCCTTACAAACTAGAATAGTTCCGCCTGATGTAGTGCATTGTATACCGTAAATCTATAGATACATACCCCCAACGGATAAAGCAGAAGCATCATAAGCTTGTAATGACAAAACTACTTTAAACCTTTCACCATATACATCACTACTTTCAGATTTTCGTACAGCTCCAATCTGAACAGAGAAGTTCCTTGACGATCACCATCAATGACGTCAGTCTGAGCGACTCTGTGgcttccatgaaaaaaaaatgctgcggGAATTCGAGAGTTGAAAAAGGTAGTGCCCTTCATACATGTTTATTCTATCTAGATATCTAAAAAATCGTATTCTGAAAATGTCCTACCATACTTTTGTTCCCTATAGGTTTTGTCGGATATGTTGTTCTTGTTTATAAATTTTGAATCATCAGTCAGTTTCTCAGCAACATTTCCTCAAACATAATAGGACTGTGTCCTTCTTTTTCAATTCCAACCGTTTAAATTCTGTTTGACTGACTTGATGTTAAAATTGAAGTGAAGATGTAACAACAGTATTACAGATATTTAAAAAGTTTTAAGAATAATGATTTTAATCAACTCATTATTCTCAGAGCTCTGACAATCTTTGCAATACTGTATAAACTGTCATCCACTTTCAGGTGATGCCACATTGTCGTTGACTTTGGTGTTTGCTGGCAAGACTCTCCGCGATGACCTGACGCTGGAGGACTGCGGAATCGGCTTCCAGAGCACACTTTTCTTGCACAGATCCAAATCAACCAATACTTGAGATAATTATAAGATAATCAAAATGTAACGTGGGGAGGGGGTCAAAGTTGGAATTCAAGATGAACATATTCTGATTTCTTTGGTTACCAGCCGTCTGAGACAGGTTGTATTAATGGTTGAATGGCTAGGCTAGGAGACACTGGATCTAgatgttactagtatatttgaATAAACAATTCAGTTTTCagctttgtttgcttgcttgtttgtttgttcattcattttgCAGGGGGATACGTATGATCATACCGTCTAAAACCGTTTTTCAAAGTGCCCTGGGTTTTACATCAActcaaaattacaacaaaagtaacaaaaaaacacaaactacaaaatgatacaaaaccaaaataacatacactgtacataaaatcatactaccaaataaatgaaacaatggTGAAACCTTAACATAATACAGAACATGGACGATCACTACGATTAATGAGTATTCAGAATTATAGATAATTCCTCAGTAAAATGCTAAAGAGTTTCTGTAAATATAGCCATTACGGATGTTAGTTCAAGCCATCTCCCTCCCATAAGGGGTCATTCATCGGGGATGGCTGACCAGCTGTCCACATTACTTTCAGGAAGGGGTGTCTTTCTGTATAATGCTGCAATACCgaaaaatactgctagggggccgAAAACCGATTCCTTGGGGACCTCAGTAACTACCCACATAgtccaaaattcatacaaatccatcaaaaggatctttaGTTATAGATGCgagcacacaaacacaactaAAACAGCCCCTACCCACTAACTACCCCCGTTGGATGTGAACCCACACGAGACCATGAACGACAATTTCTTCAGCTCGAGATGGTCAAAGTTACGGTCACGCTGCTGCACGGGAGACTGTACCGTTTTTCAAACTACAATTTGGGCTGGTTGGTTTGTAAAACCACAGGTTAATATGACTGATTATAAGTCTAAGAGAAATGCTTACCGTCCATGTCGACATCCTCATAATCGTATCCGAGCTCTGTTGACGGTTTGAAGAGGTCGTCGTGGCTGTACGGCGGGAAGAACGGCACGATGTACTCACGGCATGGCGGTTGTGTCCCGGTGAGGCACCTGTCTCTGGCAGAGCCTCGTCACTTGGGGTCCTACATATGTGTGAAAATACGGACAGTATTTTAAATTGAAAGCAGTGCAAACAAGAGTTCATAcatccatgaaatattcaagtatgcaaatgacctaCACATTTAGATGATCTATGCATAGTTgcgtacacctttaactaatcacacatgtcacaagtatggaATTACCGTTATGTAGATTAATCATGGCACTTTTGCAAATTAGGccgatatttgcatatttggaatctgtttatgttccactGCCATAAATTAcgtgttacatgtatcaaagtcTAACGTGAAAAGACAATATGCAATTTCTTAAAGATGTGGGTACTGACTTATGTCGGCGAATCCATTTCTCGAAGATGCGATCGACGAAGCAGTGGTGGATGGAGAAGATGGGGTCGTTGACCGATGAGGGGACGGCGGACATGGTGCCGTCCAGGTACAGGTGGACGTGGTTGTGGAGGGTGTGGGCCCCTGGGATCAGCGTGCCGTTTACGTACCTGTTCATGGGATAGAAACTCTGCCTgttaagccccccctctcactggacccacgcggcacgctagcggcgtcgctccgtcctaaactggatttgtgttacccttgactttataatgggaatatcattcaaaacgtacaagtatgaccaaaaagacaacaaaacacacaaagcttaaaaagattcgttttttgtccatgaaattcgttgagtgcttttgTGAATTCGATCggacgcagcgacgtcgccagcgtacggcgggtccagtaagagggggtCTTAACGCCACACTAGACTTAAAGACATAGAAATGTATGTAAACGCCGTATTTGGCAACATGTCAGAAATTTCTCTCTTTCACATTCCACTATCGTGAAAGTAAAACACGGAAATAGCAACGAAGTATCCAGCATTAAATTTCGACATGGTGGTCGTGATTAGAATCGTAGTCTCGGTGTAGAAAAGACTCAGGGACTGTTTTTTAAAAAGTAGCCATAATTCTGATTACCTATCTCCTCGATACTTCCCGGTGGTTGTGTCCGCAAAGCCTTCGAGTAAATCACGGAAGGTGCAGTTGGCCATTTTGTTATAGGGCCGCTTGTCAAACGTGGGGAAGCGAAGGGCAAAGTCCACCTCGATTGGTATTGGCAGACGATACATTGATTCTCCAAACTTCTTTCTGTCCTGATGACCGGGGTTCCTCACTACATTGCCATCTCGCTTGGTCACATCGCATGGCTTGGTGTGGTTCGTTGAAGTAGCGTTGTAGAAGGGGTCCGACTGTACGCAAATGGTCTCCCATGTCGCGAATACCGACCGTGGATCTAAGCTGCCATCTTCGTAGTTCGCGCCGACGAAGTCATTGGTACAGATCGTACAATTCTCTGCTTCAGTCCAGTCCCAGTAAGGGATGGTGAAGTCAGGGTCACTGTTAACCTCTTGTAGGGCTCGCTCAAGTTCGAGTAAAAACGCGCGGTGCCATGTTGGAAAGCCAGAACCTTCGTGAGCAAAGTCTATCTGGCAATCTTCCTCTGTCTTACAATAGCCGTGCTTATTAGGAGGCATGGTAGCGCGGCTAGCATAGTAATGCGTTGCTATGAAATAGTTGTACACAGATATGTCGGCGAAATCTTAACTCTCCTTTATGTCTTCGTAAAATTCTAGAGCCATGACTTAGTCACTTGGAGCAGTCTTAGCCGCGTTAAAGTATTGTTTCACTTTCTCTACTTCTTCTGGGCTGAGATGGCGGATATTTCTTCGCATGGATACTTTTTCTGTTGAGCAGTTCGACCCGCGACGTCCCCAGGTGCACTTCGTACAGTCGTAGCCACTGAAACTGCCTTCACACGCGCAGGCCCTGGTGAAGAACACTGTCGGCCAGTGGCGACGGTCGTCCACCTTGTACGCTTCTTTCCAGGCAGGGTCGTTGACGGTGGCGTCGGGGATTTCGGCACACCTTCCCCGCCCGGGCCCTCCACACGGCTCGGTGAATCCCGACGGAATCGGGCAGCATTCTTTCTCACGGATGTTTTCTGCGCTTGTACAAACTCGGGGAAACTGTGAGTCGCTGACTCTGAATTGTCCTGCTAAAACAATCAGCAGAACGATTGCCTGTATGATAAAGAATCTTCCACACCCATTCATTTTCTTCCCCGTCTTTAAACTGCTCCTCACTAAACTTGAAACTTATAAAGAGTGATATAAGTTTAGAGAACGACTTCTACTTTCACTTCTGATAGTTTCACAAGGAGGGGTTGTTACTAGTCATAAATAATCATATGCATAACAAAGAAGTTGAGAATGATTTTTATTTTCGCTATTGATAGTTTCACAGGGCGAGTTGCAACTTGTTATCTAGACATATCTATAGTTCATTCACCTTGGACATACGTCAGTGGACTTTTCAAGTACTATCAGTCAGTCTAGTATGGGCTAAGACATGTTACTATGCACAAAAATAGTAccaagttgaaaaacagtttGTAATGTTCAAAATAGAGTTCAATGTTCAAACAGGTTTAAGAATAGTTTAAATGTTCGATCTGTCGGCTGAGTTCCCCCGGAGTCTTCGTTCGTTTTCCCGGTGTACCCAGTCTGTGTACCGCCTCGGTGCCTTCCTTCACTACAAAACTGGGAAGACGCTTATGACTACTATAAATCGATAGATTAAAGAAGAGGgcttttagcacactgaagtagccgtttggcacctaattccctattggttacagagttctGCAGCAGGGAGTGTGAAGTCCGGGGATTTTTCTTCGTcaaagttttgatttttcaagCTTACCACTGATACTTCTGGGTCGTGATCATGAAAGGTTCAAG
Proteins encoded in this window:
- the LOC136444995 gene encoding E3 ubiquitin-protein ligase TRIM56-like, with amino-acid sequence MAASLLKDLSSGFLQCQICLQPFRKPKILPCLHTFCKECLAEYTKPRSADGDQIECPTCRSKSPLPGGTIDGFKDDFLIERLKETVNLHKTLHSEGQEIVCSNPYCDSKGIATSLCLNCDELLCGECVAAHRRIKVTRDHKVLGLEELRGKEQVRQGEKHTCDEHPEEVIKIFCETCEVPMCLYCALLKHKEHSFTHLKDHSTLVRAEVQGKIEQVKAKADEYRALCYQLQNQLEEEKEAEADIDYQIVDVACKLKEAIISEIDRQKESLREENRKISAFRQKLLSSEKNEAESKLAYIGSTMEFAEKRLSYGSDYEITVVGSDTKERLETLGAEDVPSIGQMLPRAFNETTEIPSFKLGSVHGEIEACELKLPCGHPCGDKHLVCRSKTSCLAQMRLKCGHQLGSCYEVGDVDINKMSCSKGHQIFVQLQSEQRSSLTITINDVSLSDSVASMKKKCCGNSRVEKGDATLSLTLVFAGKTLRDDLTLEDCGIGFQSTLFLHRSKSTNT
- the LOC136444564 gene encoding tyrosinase-like codes for the protein MPPNKHGYCKTEEDCQIDFAHEGSGFPTWHRAFLLELERALQEVNSDPDFTIPYWDWTEAENCTICTNDFVGANYEDGSLDPRSVFATWETICVQSDPFYNATSTNHTKPCDVTKRDGNVVRNPGHQDRKKFGESMYRLPIPIEVDFALRFPTFDKRPYNKMANCTFRDLLEGFADTTTGKYRGDRYVNGTLIPGAHTLHNHVHLYLDGTMSAVPSSVNDPIFSIHHCFVDRIFEKWIRRHKTPSDEALPETGASPGHNRHAVSTSCRSSRRTATTTSSNRQQSSDTIMRMSTWTGCLTERLSTTTAT
- the LOC136445178 gene encoding tyrosinase-like; translated protein: MNGCGRFFIIQAIVLLIVLAGQFRVSDSQFPRVCTSAENIREKECCPIPSGFTEPCGGPGRGRCAEIPDATVNDPAWKEAYKVDDRRHWPTVFFTRACACEGSFSGYDCTKCTWGRRGSNCSTEKVSMRRNIRHLSPEEVEKVKQYFNAAKTAPSD